The segment aatttgtttaatttgtcattaatcatcttaaatccaatatattattaatacagataaaattttagaaaatacataaaataaatatttcacttaaatcatCTTAGTTCAATCATACACAACACTAAATTATCTCAcgattatcaaataaattagacTATTTAATTTGAGAtgattaatcttaattaattttatcaatgacCTAATAATCTAATTAGTTTTTTAGCAACTCGAATTGCCAATATGTTTAGGCGTGACCATCACCTAAACTAGATTTATCACTAGTTTCTGACTGATCAACCAATCATATTgagtttcaaaaccctaaatattatttaataatagattaaaaaacTAACGATAAATCATTAGCAAACTTGAGAAGACAATGAGTtggataagaagaaaaaaattattaaaaaaaagaaaaactctaataaaaaatcattaataaacttttaaatttgagttaagctaaagtttcaaataaaatttagtttgttCAAGTTGTATATGAATTTTAGTCCAaatcaactcaatttgaataagcCTATcttcaaaatcttaattttgtaaaagaacTAAAATACCCAAAGGTTTTAAGGAATagattttcaaacaaatataaatgtCACACCAAATACAATGTTACAATAATTTCACAACACGTCTAAGGATCATGAAATAGGAATTATTCTATTACATGATCAAATTTGTTTGTACCAATTAGCCAATTAggtactttatttaattttgaatacgggttcaattataataattagtttttaaaataaaataaattaataatcaaataaaaaaattgatttagatatatttttggaTTGGTGTTCCAATTAGTTCTCTAAATAACTTACTTTTTGacttaaaatttagtttgattcaattattagataattttgaacgtatttaactttaactataaatttaaaaaacataaaataataatgacgATAAAATATACAATCAAATTCCGCCATAATCAAACATACAAAAATTGTATCAAAACAACAAACTAACTATACAATTAAAGACCAAATGGTTATCTATACCCCCATGTCAACCCTTAACGAGGGTAAGCCaaattattttcctatttttgtGGGATTATCTTCTATCTATATCTCTTGCCATCACTTGCttaccttaaaaataaaattcattatacatCTATATTCAAtgtattaaaatctaaaatccaagtatatcttatgatatatttatattattattcttttttacaTGATTATACTAAGGCCAAagtaaaacaaattatatttccatacaataaatataccaaatttttattagaaaataaattttcaaataacagactaaattatttataaaacttttttattcataaatatttcTTAATCAAATAAGATCACACTTACTTTCATACTtcttaatgataaaaattttaattagaaaattaagtATTACCGTGGGTTAtgtcatattaaatttaatacaaCTTATCATGTTCATAAGTCATGTGTCGTTTCAAGCTCCGTTAAAGAGCAAATCTTATAAGTtgtattttcataaatttttagtaAACTAACTTGCATGCTTTTGGtctatcatattataaattttcttatgcAGGGTAAACCCTAAAGCGTATGACACGCTTCGCACAACCTACAAAAATGAGGGTCATGCTTTTTAAGTAGTGTTTGGTTTtaagaatgttttattactaaaattaaaatattatcttaaaaattactgggtataaattattactatatttgataagatttggtaaaaatgagtatatataaataattattatttttggttagaggtaataaaagaatactaatatattattttacttaaatacccttatgaataattttttttaaatattttgtatattatttgttatattaattgaaaataatattatttttattctaaaaaattaataaatagattatatattataataaagttaagattactttgataatcttttaatatctaaggtagaggtgataatcagattactttttatattactcgttacatcatcattaataatagaagattatcggaacgttttattatttataaactaaataaagtaatgtaaataataaaagataaattatcagaataatCTTTAATCTCCTTCAATCAAACGTACCCTTAGAGTAATTCAAACCATCTCATTGTTTGATACGACCTTTTGAATATATCTATTagtatttttgaaaatacaaagtATTTAcagtatttattatttaaacaatactataaatatataattttaattatttaattaaatatttaaataacctttcaATACGTGGCTCGAAAATTGGGTATTCATAGTTTTAGATTTATTGTTGTTACTAGTAGATGTAAGATGTGATTTCGCCATCATTTGTTGGttgttataataattaagtTGGGCTTAGGCTCATTGTACTAAGATTATAATCAAATGTGATCCACTAATTagggataataataataattaatattgccGGTTTATTAAATTGTCTGTATTACatctcaataataaaaattatttatgcagcattattgacataaaataatataaaaattactcaGACACAACACAAAAGGAGAAGACACAGTCAGTCATGTCATGCCATGCCTTAAAAATGAAACGGCAGCGTATCAACACTGTTGAACGAAACGATACCGTTTTTTGTTTAATCATTGACGAGGTCAGTTCCCCTGTCCTCTCTCTCTCAGTTGAAATAGAGGACCAAGGCAACGAGTTGGAGGCTCCAACTCAAACCCTCGTTTTCTCTCTCTGGTTACGCGTTTCTTTGACCTGAGAATCCCTCTTCAATAACTTCAAGATCTGTGAACTCCAACTTTTAATTGCTCAAATCCAAGGTCAGATCTCGTTACTTAACTTCTTCCAACTCGATTAACTTTGCTTTATAGGGTTCCGCAAATTCTgatacttttcttctttttccattttttgtttGCTTCAGATCTGATAAAAAAAGGATTTAAACGACGACGTTTATGGTAACCCAGTTCAGGCCTTGAGGGTACCTGCTACTTATTATGCTTTGTTTACGGATCTGGTTTTTATAGTACTTccgtttgaatttttgttttgtttggaaATGTCGATTTTGCCCAAGGGCGATTCTATTCACATTCGAGAGGTGTGGAATGATAATCTCGAAGAAGAATTTGCTTTAATTCGTGAAATTGTTGATAAGTATAATTACGTTGCCATGGACACTGAGTTTCCTGGTGTCGTTTTGCGCCCGGTTGGGACgtttaagaatataaatgattataacTACCAGACATTGAAGGATAATGTTGATATGTTGAAATTGATTCAACTGGGGTTAACGTTTTCTGACGAGAACGGAAATTTACCCACTTGTGGAACGGACATGTTTTGCATCTGGCAATTCAATTTTCGTGAGTTTAATGTAACAGAAGATATTTTTGCAAGTGATTCAGTGGAGTTGTTGCGCCAATGTGGATTTGACTTCAAGAAGAATAATGAGAAGGGTATAGATGTGAATCGATTTGGTGAGCTCTTGATGTCTTCGGGGATTGTGTTGAATGATGGTGTTCATTGGGTTACATTTCATAGTGGTTATGATTTTGGGTACTTACTCAAGTTGTTGACCTGCCGGAATTTGCCTGACACTCAAGCAGGTTTCTTTGATTTGATCCATATGTATTTTCCTATGGTTTATGATATCAAGCACTTGATGAAGTTTTGCAATAACCTTCATGGTGGGTTGAACAAGCTTGCTGAGTTGTTGGAGGTTGAAAGGGTCGGTGTGTGTCATCAGGCAGGTTCTGATAGTTTGCTCACTTCTTGCACATTTAGGAAGTTGAGGGATAACTTCTTCAATGGCTCCGCAGAAAAGTACGCAGGTGTATTGTATGGTCTTGGTGTCGAGAATGATAAGACTACTAATTGAAAGATAATAATTGGGAAAAGATATTTGTAGACTACCTGAGTGTGAAACACTATTTTCTCTTTGTATACTTTGGAAAAAAGATTGTTGTTTTAGTTGTAACCTTTCTTGTTGTTGCTGTGTAACTGAAACCATGACTGGTTTTGTAGTTTCagtttcatgtaaattattGCAGCTAGTGTTTCAATAATAATCTTAATGATTCCCAACTTATTTCACTGAAGTTCTTTTACTGTTCTCTTCactcttttgaatttgatatgtttTTCCTATGATGTCACTTTGTATCTGCACTGGAGACAGAATTACTCCATCAATGGATGATACTCATCAAAGTTGTTTCTACCCATAAACTAATCCGTACTTTGCACAGTCTAGTTGTGTGGATAAGAAGATTTGTTTTCTTAAAGTTGTTTACTAGTACTGCTCTCCTCTCTCATGAAAGTAATAGCCATGAATGCCATCGACTGTTAGTTTGAGTTGTGCTGGAAAAGGAACAACTTAATTTGGTGCTCTTTTCTTCTACTTTTGCATTTTGtatttcttgataaattttcttCTGATAGTTACCATTATTTTTTTGGGCAGACTGCATTACCTGAGAAAAAGTTCTGTTTTGCATTAGGTAAAGCTCATTAGATATTATTGTTTCACTGTCTATATTAATCAGCTAGCATTtgctaatataaattttgttacatGTTTCTTATGCTTGAAAACATCACTGCCACTTAGTTGTTATCCTTACTGTTTCTGTTTAATTGTTACAATTTTGTCGCATCCTGCACTCTGTCATGTTATTGATAGTACTTCGTTTTTTCAATATCCTATATTATCCTTATGATGAATTTATTTCATGTTAATTTTTAGTTTGGCTCTTATAAGCATCCTGGGAGTTATGAGCAGATATTTGTTCGAGCATAAAACTGTAATTAGACTCTGGCATTGCTCGCGTTTTGCAGGTTTTTCCACGAGGACGAAGCCTCGAACAGCTCAAATTGGCAAATTCATTAacagaaggccaaaggactatttcccatcgaAGGTATGCTATTTTCCCAAGTTTtctcccgttaactttgaaaatctcatttatccacttGTGAgcgattaaaattaacggtttcaagggcaaaatcgtcattttgtctatatttattaaaaataaacttaaatttaattttattttcctcacctaaaccttaaaaactaacaatttctcctaacctaagttttaaaaaacaacatttcccccttagggttttcaatttttcagattcaattttttggcgttgtttcttcctcttcggcAACCTCCAGGGGATGTCTCTTTCTCTTCGGCACGGCCTTCTTCCAATGGTTATCCTAGACA is part of the Mangifera indica cultivar Alphonso chromosome 13, CATAS_Mindica_2.1, whole genome shotgun sequence genome and harbors:
- the LOC123195323 gene encoding probable CCR4-associated factor 1 homolog 7, with the translated sequence MSILPKGDSIHIREVWNDNLEEEFALIREIVDKYNYVAMDTEFPGVVLRPVGTFKNINDYNYQTLKDNVDMLKLIQLGLTFSDENGNLPTCGTDMFCIWQFNFREFNVTEDIFASDSVELLRQCGFDFKKNNEKGIDVNRFGELLMSSGIVLNDGVHWVTFHSGYDFGYLLKLLTCRNLPDTQAGFFDLIHMYFPMVYDIKHLMKFCNNLHGGLNKLAELLEVERVGVCHQAGSDSLLTSCTFRKLRDNFFNGSAEKYAGVLYGLGVENDKTTN